A part of Ammospiza nelsoni isolate bAmmNel1 chromosome 9, bAmmNel1.pri, whole genome shotgun sequence genomic DNA contains:
- the TMEM275 gene encoding transmembrane protein 275, which produces MFSEKSSASLPQKPSQKKTRPQGLPSPALCCACGLCIMLAGINITLVGAFAFGTFLPVNNPPIIIGPILLVVAFTFFGACCICSRRPPAHGARKSKPGSNIGLIKPGNTAFEIETSEHTVQDTTAVQLSPTNSPISSKKSTPVHENAKACKLFTMEGNGPVAKYSTGGEAIQLNLPRDLATS; this is translated from the coding sequence ATGTTCAGTGAAAAGAGCAGCGCCTCTTTGCCCCAAAAACCCAGCCAGAAGAAGACCCGACCCCAGGgcctcccctcccctgctctctgctgtgcttgtgGACTCTGCATCATGCTAGCAGGGATCAACATCACCTTAGTGGGAGCTTTTGCCTTTGGGACCTTCCTCCCTGTGAACAACCCACCCATCATCATCGGGCCCATCCTGCTGGTGGTGGCCTTCACGTTCTTTGGTGCCTGCTGCATCTGCAGCCGGAGGCCCCCGGCCCACGGGGCCAGGAAATCCAAACCAGGCTCCAACATTGGCCTCATCAAACCTGGCAACACAGCCTTTGAAATCGAAACCAGCGAGCACACGGTGCAGGACACCACTGCTGTCCAGCTGAGCCCCACCAACTCCCCCATCTCCTCCAAAAAGTCCACCCCGGTGCACGAGAACGCCAAGGCTTGCAAACTCTTCACCATGGAGGGCAACGGGCCAGTGGCCAAATACTCCACAGGGGGAGAGGCCATACAGCTCAACCTGCCCAGGGACCTGGCCACATCCTAA